The Thioalkalivibrio sulfidiphilus HL-EbGr7 genome includes a window with the following:
- the cheY gene encoding chemotaxis response regulator CheY: MKILIVDDFSTMRRIIKNLLRDLGFNNTSEADDGSTALPMLQNGNFDFLITDWNMPNMPGIDLLKAVRADEKLKTMPVLLVTAEAKREQIVEAAQAGVNGYIIKPFTAETLREKIEKIFERINAGG; the protein is encoded by the coding sequence ATGAAGATCCTGATCGTGGACGATTTCTCCACGATGCGACGCATCATCAAGAATCTGCTGCGGGATCTCGGCTTCAACAACACCAGCGAGGCCGATGACGGTAGCACGGCCCTGCCCATGCTGCAGAACGGCAACTTCGACTTCCTGATCACCGACTGGAACATGCCCAACATGCCGGGCATCGACCTGCTCAAGGCCGTGCGCGCCGACGAAAAACTCAAGACCATGCCGGTGCTGCTGGTGACCGCCGAGGCCAAGCGCGAGCAGATCGTCGAGGCCGCCCAGGCCGGGGTCAACGGCTACATCATCAAGCCGTTCACCGCCGAAACCCTGCGCGAGAAGATCGAGAAGATCTTCGAACGCATCAACGCGGGGGGCTGA
- a CDS encoding protein phosphatase CheZ has protein sequence MEEKAAEIKAQQLQKARQLVSHIEAGDEESAARLIEELGRMHESLLFQELGRLTRDLHEALNAFRLDSRLSELTQTDIPDAKERLNYVVSLTEDAAHRTLNAVEASLPMSEQLSSRAGDLARHWQRFRARELSAEEFRQLSGELGEFLARVHDDAEAIRRNLSDVLMAQDFQDLTGQVIRRVINLVQDVEQNLVGLVRISGERLSTPDQKKMQDKRAEDQNKGMGPAVPGTAGASDVVSGQDDVDDLLSSLGF, from the coding sequence TTGGAGGAGAAGGCCGCCGAGATCAAGGCCCAGCAGCTGCAGAAGGCCCGTCAGCTGGTCAGCCACATCGAGGCCGGTGACGAGGAATCTGCCGCCCGGCTGATCGAGGAACTGGGCCGCATGCACGAGAGCCTGCTGTTCCAGGAGCTGGGTAGGCTGACCCGGGATCTGCATGAGGCCCTCAATGCATTCCGTCTGGACTCGCGTCTCTCCGAGCTGACCCAGACCGACATCCCGGACGCCAAGGAACGACTCAACTACGTGGTCAGCCTGACCGAGGATGCGGCACACCGCACCCTCAATGCCGTGGAAGCGAGCCTGCCCATGTCGGAGCAACTCTCCAGCCGGGCAGGCGATCTGGCCCGGCACTGGCAGCGTTTCCGTGCACGCGAGCTCTCCGCCGAGGAATTCAGGCAGCTGAGCGGGGAACTGGGCGAGTTCCTGGCCCGGGTGCACGACGATGCCGAGGCCATCCGCCGCAATCTGTCCGACGTGCTCATGGCCCAGGACTTCCAGGATCTGACCGGACAGGTGATCCGCCGTGTCATCAACCTGGTGCAGGACGTGGAGCAAAACCTGGTGGGCCTGGTGCGCATCTCCGGCGAGCGGCTCTCCACGCCGGATCAGAAAAAAATGCAGGACAAGCGCGCCGAGGATCAGAACAAGGGTATGGGTCCGGCGGTGCCGGGCACCGCCGGTGCCAGCGATGTGGTCAGCGGCCAGGACGACGTGGACGATCTGCTGTCCAGCCTGGGATTCTGA
- a CDS encoding flagellar motor protein: MDILSLIGVLLALVAIIGGSIAKGSGLEALWNAAAFVIVVVGTIAAALMQTRLKVFMHALKIFPWVFMAPRIDTEAAIEKLVNWSQIARKEGLLGLETLAEQEPDAFSAKGLQLLVDGTEPEAIRNILEVDLNTREQFDLQGAKVYESMGVYAPTLGIIGAVMGLMAVMQNLADPSRLGAGIAAAFVATIYGIASANLFFLPVGNKLKNTVQSQSAYREMIIDGIISIAEGENPRNIETKLRGYML, translated from the coding sequence ATGGACATCCTGAGTCTCATCGGCGTGTTGCTGGCCCTGGTGGCCATCATCGGCGGCTCCATCGCCAAGGGCAGCGGTCTCGAGGCCCTGTGGAATGCTGCCGCCTTCGTCATCGTGGTGGTGGGCACCATCGCCGCGGCCCTGATGCAGACCCGGCTCAAGGTGTTCATGCACGCGCTCAAGATCTTTCCCTGGGTGTTCATGGCGCCGCGCATTGATACCGAGGCGGCGATCGAGAAGCTGGTCAACTGGAGCCAGATCGCTCGCAAGGAGGGCCTGCTGGGGCTTGAGACCCTGGCCGAGCAGGAGCCGGATGCCTTCTCCGCCAAGGGCTTGCAGTTGCTGGTGGACGGCACCGAACCGGAGGCCATCCGCAACATCCTGGAGGTGGATCTCAACACCCGCGAGCAGTTCGACCTGCAGGGTGCCAAGGTCTACGAAAGCATGGGAGTCTATGCGCCCACCCTGGGCATCATCGGCGCGGTCATGGGCCTGATGGCGGTCATGCAGAACCTGGCTGATCCGAGCCGCCTGGGCGCGGGTATCGCCGCTGCCTTCGTGGCCACCATCTACGGCATCGCCTCCGCCAACCTGTTTTTCCTGCCCGTGGGCAACAAGCTCAAGAACACGGTGCAGAGCCAGAGCGCGTACCGGGAGATGATCATCGACGGGATCATCTCCATCGCCGAGGGCGAGAATCCGCGCAACATCGAAACCAAGCTCAGGGGCTACATGCTCTGA
- a CDS encoding MinD/ParA family protein, which yields MPRYSDQVNDQADGLRRMNAPRPVQVIAVASGKGGVGKTNVSVNLSVALAQGGRSVMLMDADLGLANVDVLLGLQPRANLSHVLKGDLGLDEILVDGPAGITIVPAASGVARMAGLDPAEHVGIIRAFSELSRPVDVLIVDTAAGLHDSVLSFCRAVQEVLVVVCDEPASITDAYALIKVLSRDHGISRMRVVANMVRGPDEGRQLFAKLVAVCDRFLDVTLDYAGAIPHDEYLRKAVQRQKAVTEAYPSSPAARAFKELARKADTWPIPAGGSGRIEFFVERLVGSGSNDREALSLTD from the coding sequence ATGCCCAGATACAGTGATCAGGTCAACGATCAGGCCGATGGTCTGCGCCGCATGAACGCGCCGCGTCCCGTGCAGGTGATCGCGGTGGCCAGCGGCAAGGGCGGCGTGGGCAAGACCAATGTCTCCGTAAACCTGTCCGTGGCGCTTGCCCAGGGTGGGCGCTCGGTGATGCTCATGGACGCGGACCTGGGGCTCGCCAACGTGGACGTGCTGCTGGGCCTGCAGCCCCGGGCCAACCTCTCCCACGTGCTCAAGGGAGACCTGGGCCTGGACGAGATCCTGGTGGATGGGCCCGCCGGCATCACCATCGTGCCCGCCGCCTCGGGCGTGGCGCGCATGGCCGGGCTGGATCCGGCCGAGCACGTCGGCATCATCCGCGCCTTCAGTGAGCTGAGCCGTCCGGTGGACGTGCTCATCGTGGATACCGCCGCTGGCCTGCATGATAGCGTGCTGAGCTTCTGCCGCGCCGTGCAGGAGGTGCTGGTGGTGGTCTGCGACGAGCCGGCCTCAATCACCGATGCCTACGCCCTGATCAAGGTGCTGAGCCGGGATCACGGCATCAGCCGCATGCGCGTGGTGGCCAACATGGTGCGTGGTCCCGACGAGGGCAGGCAGTTGTTCGCCAAGCTGGTGGCCGTGTGCGACCGGTTCCTGGACGTGACCCTGGACTACGCCGGGGCCATCCCCCACGACGAATACCTGCGCAAGGCCGTGCAGCGCCAGAAGGCGGTCACCGAGGCCTATCCGTCCAGCCCGGCGGCGCGCGCATTCAAGGAATTGGCCCGCAAGGCCGATACATGGCCCATACCCGCCGGTGGAAGCGGGCGCATCGAGTTCTTTGTTGAGCGGCTGGTGGGTTCGGGCTCTAATGACAGGGAGGCCCTGTCATTAACGGATTAG
- a CDS encoding DUF2802 domain-containing protein — protein MSTPLMLVAVAALICAAMAAGIALWAMARVRRLGRRVMIQETALLSLRGALSAVCSSEMATDQRQAEVERRLRQLAEQQEQLLLRDPDQGPYQHAMRLATQGASREELMKTCGLTRGEADLLLALHGGSGVARKG, from the coding sequence ATGAGCACACCCCTGATGCTGGTGGCCGTTGCGGCCCTGATTTGCGCCGCCATGGCCGCGGGTATAGCCCTGTGGGCCATGGCCCGGGTGCGCCGTCTCGGCCGCCGGGTGATGATCCAGGAGACCGCCCTGCTGTCCCTGCGCGGTGCGCTGAGCGCGGTGTGCTCCAGCGAGATGGCCACCGACCAGAGACAGGCAGAGGTGGAGCGCCGGCTCCGCCAGCTGGCCGAACAGCAGGAACAGCTGCTGCTGCGGGATCCCGACCAGGGTCCCTACCAGCATGCCATGCGCCTGGCCACCCAGGGCGCCAGCCGCGAGGAACTCATGAAGACCTGCGGCCTGACCCGCGGCGAGGCAGACCTGCTGCTTGCCCTGCATGGCGGCAGCGGAGTTGCCCGTAAGGGGTGA
- a CDS encoding protein-glutamate methylesterase/protein-glutamine glutaminase: protein MAVRALVVDDSGFFRRRIVEILDADPGIEVVGTAANGQEAIDEAARLRPDVIVMDIEMPVMDGITAVRRIMARQPTPILMFSSLTFEGAKATLDALDAGAADFLPKRFEDISRDQQEARQVLCRRVRTLGMRRVRPAPAVPGTAAPAAARAATTAPAAGAPPARVDRSPVRMRDFRAVLIGTSTGGPVALQKVLTALPANFPLPLLLVQHMPASFTPAFAQRLDSLCAIRVKEAADGDVLQPGLALLAPGGLQMVVESRGGQQRVRIVESEAGQHYRPCVDVTFKSAAPVFGGQVLAIIMTGMGADGREGVRALKQLGARVWAQDEESCVVYGMPAAVAEAGLADRILPLSQIGPLMANGV, encoded by the coding sequence ATGGCGGTACGCGCACTGGTGGTGGACGATTCGGGTTTCTTCCGACGTCGTATCGTCGAGATCCTCGATGCCGATCCGGGCATCGAGGTGGTGGGTACCGCCGCCAATGGCCAGGAGGCCATCGACGAGGCCGCCAGGCTGCGTCCCGACGTGATCGTCATGGACATCGAGATGCCGGTGATGGACGGTATCACCGCCGTGCGTCGCATCATGGCGCGCCAGCCGACCCCGATCCTGATGTTCTCCTCGCTCACCTTCGAGGGGGCCAAGGCCACCCTGGATGCCCTGGACGCCGGTGCCGCGGACTTCCTGCCCAAGCGTTTCGAGGACATCTCCCGGGATCAGCAGGAGGCACGCCAGGTGCTTTGTCGGCGGGTCCGCACCCTCGGCATGCGCCGGGTCCGTCCCGCCCCGGCAGTGCCCGGCACGGCGGCCCCGGCCGCGGCAAGAGCCGCCACCACGGCCCCAGCCGCGGGTGCCCCGCCTGCGCGCGTCGATCGCAGCCCGGTACGCATGCGGGATTTCCGCGCGGTGCTGATCGGCACCTCCACCGGCGGACCGGTGGCGCTGCAGAAGGTACTCACCGCACTGCCGGCCAATTTCCCCTTGCCCCTGCTGCTGGTGCAGCACATGCCGGCCAGCTTCACGCCGGCCTTTGCCCAGCGCCTGGATTCCCTGTGCGCCATCCGCGTCAAGGAGGCCGCCGACGGTGATGTGTTGCAGCCGGGGCTTGCCCTGCTCGCACCCGGCGGTCTGCAGATGGTGGTGGAGTCCCGGGGCGGGCAGCAGCGTGTACGCATCGTCGAGAGCGAAGCCGGCCAGCACTACCGTCCCTGCGTGGACGTGACCTTCAAGTCCGCCGCGCCGGTGTTCGGCGGCCAGGTGCTGGCGATCATCATGACCGGCATGGGCGCCGACGGCCGCGAGGGCGTGCGTGCGCTCAAGCAACTGGGCGCCAGGGTCTGGGCCCAGGACGAGGAGAGCTGCGTAGTCTACGGCATGCCCGCCGCGGTGGCCGAGGCCGGCCTGGCGGACCGTATCCTGCCCCTGTCCCAGATCGGGCCCCTGATGGCCAACGGTGTTTGA
- a CDS encoding RNA polymerase sigma factor FliA yields MYSSELLDRNRLVDAHVPLVKRIAYHLLGRLPSSVQVDDLIQAGVVGLLEAAQQYDATQGASFETYAGIRIRGAMLDEVRRSDWTPRSVHRNARRVSEAMRLVENRLGREAQPAEVAAELGVSLDEYQHMVSDAASCKVLSFEDIFEPDSEGEDLLPGDEPSPFEALQSDGFRAALAREVGALPERERLVMSLYYDDELNLREIGEVLGVSESRVCQLHGQALVRLRARMSDWTGHSSEQK; encoded by the coding sequence ATGTACTCGAGCGAACTCCTGGACCGCAACCGCCTGGTGGATGCGCATGTGCCGCTGGTCAAGCGCATTGCCTACCACCTGCTGGGTCGGCTGCCTTCCAGCGTGCAGGTGGACGACCTGATCCAGGCCGGTGTGGTGGGTCTGCTCGAGGCAGCGCAGCAGTACGACGCGACCCAGGGGGCCAGTTTCGAGACCTATGCGGGGATCCGCATCCGCGGCGCCATGCTCGACGAGGTGCGACGCTCCGACTGGACGCCGCGCTCGGTACATCGCAACGCGCGCCGGGTGAGCGAGGCCATGCGCCTGGTGGAGAACCGCCTGGGCCGCGAGGCGCAGCCGGCGGAGGTGGCCGCGGAACTGGGCGTGAGCCTGGACGAGTACCAGCACATGGTCAGCGATGCCGCCTCCTGCAAGGTGCTGAGCTTCGAGGACATCTTCGAGCCGGACTCCGAGGGCGAGGACCTGCTGCCCGGGGACGAGCCGAGCCCCTTCGAGGCCCTGCAGTCCGATGGTTTCAGGGCGGCGCTGGCCCGGGAGGTGGGCGCGCTGCCGGAGCGTGAGCGGCTGGTGATGTCGCTCTATTACGACGACGAACTCAACCTGCGTGAGATCGGCGAGGTGCTCGGTGTCAGCGAGTCCCGGGTCTGCCAGCTCCACGGCCAGGCCCTGGTGCGCCTGCGGGCGCGCATGAGCGACTGGACCGGTCATTCGAGCGAGCAGAAATGA
- a CDS encoding EscU/YscU/HrcU family type III secretion system export apparatus switch protein — protein sequence MSERRKPPRKAVALHYSGRNAPRVTASGVGQVAERILEIAREHDVPVHEDALLTAALSQVPLGDEIPENLYVAVAEVLAFVYFLSGRTPYRSEK from the coding sequence ATGAGCGAACGCCGCAAACCACCCCGCAAGGCCGTGGCCCTGCACTACAGCGGCCGCAATGCCCCCCGCGTCACCGCCAGCGGCGTCGGCCAGGTGGCCGAACGCATCCTGGAGATTGCCCGAGAACACGATGTGCCCGTGCACGAGGATGCCCTGCTCACTGCGGCACTCTCCCAGGTCCCCCTGGGCGACGAGATCCCGGAAAACCTCTACGTGGCGGTCGCCGAGGTGCTGGCGTTCGTATATTTCCTGAGCGGGAGAACGCCCTACAGAAGTGAGAAGTGA
- a CDS encoding chemotaxis protein CheW: MKQEAKASARGPTAQYVTFRLAEETYAINVMQVQEVLRVSEIAPVPGAPHYVLGIVNLRGNVVTVIDARRRLGLEPREPDDASRVVIIEVSNQVVGILVDSVAEVIELGTAEIEPAPNVGNDESSKYIQGVASRDGELTIVVDLNKLLSEEEWAEMASL, from the coding sequence ATGAAACAGGAAGCCAAGGCCAGCGCCCGGGGACCGACCGCCCAGTACGTGACCTTCCGCCTCGCGGAAGAGACCTACGCCATCAACGTGATGCAGGTGCAGGAAGTGCTGCGGGTCAGCGAGATCGCGCCGGTGCCAGGTGCTCCCCATTACGTGCTGGGCATCGTCAACCTGCGTGGCAACGTGGTGACCGTCATCGACGCCCGTCGCCGCCTGGGCCTGGAGCCCCGGGAGCCCGATGACGCTTCCCGGGTGGTGATCATCGAGGTGAGCAACCAGGTGGTGGGCATCCTGGTGGACAGTGTGGCCGAGGTCATCGAACTGGGTACTGCAGAGATCGAGCCCGCGCCCAATGTCGGCAATGATGAGAGTTCCAAGTACATCCAGGGCGTGGCCAGCCGCGACGGCGAGCTGACCATCGTGGTGGATCTCAACAAGCTGCTCTCGGAAGAAGAGTGGGCGGAGATGGCCAGTCTGTAA
- a CDS encoding chemotaxis protein CheW has protein sequence MNPQRDPVLLDEREALIRYLDSLLQEIPEAPQEAEPQTRTEMPVSQPAAVAPVREAPPVAEVRTEVPAPVQAPVVEPAPAQVPSPEAGPPEWGRERFQCLGLRLAGLTLAVPLVKLNGIIEMPEEITPMPGHQPWFLGLVKHLDRQVKVVDIARIVLPEGREYAPIEARHVVLMDDSRWGIACEGITEVMTLEPDAVRWRSSRGKRPWLAGTVIEQMCAILDVDILARDLATGQWSVSAAPAQARRR, from the coding sequence ATGAACCCACAACGGGACCCGGTACTCCTGGACGAGCGCGAGGCGCTGATCCGCTACCTGGACAGCCTGCTTCAGGAGATCCCTGAAGCGCCCCAGGAAGCAGAGCCGCAGACGCGCACCGAAATGCCTGTGTCTCAGCCGGCTGCCGTCGCGCCTGTCAGGGAGGCGCCGCCTGTGGCAGAGGTCAGGACCGAGGTGCCTGCCCCCGTGCAGGCACCCGTCGTCGAACCTGCGCCGGCACAGGTCCCGTCGCCCGAGGCAGGCCCGCCGGAATGGGGTCGTGAACGGTTCCAGTGTCTGGGTTTGCGGCTTGCCGGCCTGACGCTGGCGGTGCCGCTGGTGAAGCTCAATGGCATCATCGAAATGCCGGAAGAGATCACGCCCATGCCCGGCCATCAGCCCTGGTTCCTGGGCCTGGTGAAGCACCTGGATCGGCAGGTCAAGGTGGTGGATATCGCCCGCATCGTGCTGCCGGAGGGACGCGAGTACGCCCCCATCGAGGCGAGGCACGTGGTGCTCATGGACGACAGCCGATGGGGTATCGCCTGCGAGGGCATCACCGAGGTGATGACCCTGGAACCGGACGCGGTGCGCTGGCGAAGCAGTCGTGGCAAGCGTCCCTGGCTGGCCGGAACGGTCATCGAACAGATGTGTGCCATACTGGACGTGGACATTCTGGCCAGGGATCTCGCCACCGGTCAGTGGAGTGTATCCGCCGCACCCGCCCAGGCACGCAGGCGCTGA
- a CDS encoding chemotaxis protein CheA, which translates to MSLDSDDEILQDFLVEAGELLEGLSEQLVELERNPTDRDLLNAVFRSFHTIKGGAGFLNLTHLVAVCHRAEDVFNVLRQGQRQVDGALMDAVLQVLDVVNRMFGEIRGGVEPGPADPELLTRLESMTGPADAAPAPSPVAEAPPPAPEPAPPVSASPAVPAGDGDITDEEFEALLDAMQSGGSAPALAAAPAASHKSDEITEDEFESLLDELHGKGNAPVESKASPPAAGSSADPDLISEDEFEHLLDELHGKGKAPVVASAKAAPAAAAPPAAKPAAAPAPAAAPAAAPAAATPATQAQPAAETSVRVDTKRLDDIMNLVGELVLVRNRLATLRSKMSDEQVAKAVSNLDIVTADLQAAVMKTRMQPIKKVFGRFPRVVRDLARSLNKEIDLELRGEETDLDKNLVEALADPLVHLVRNAVDHGIESPEERVAAGKSRTGHVVLSAEQEGDHILLTIADDGKGMDPDVLRAKAVEKGLMDEDAAQRMTDQDAFNVIFMAGFSTKEAISDISGRGVGMDVVKTRIAQLNGTIEIDSKKGQGSTLRIKVPLTLAILPTLMVVLGNQRFALPLANVSEIFDLDLSRTNHVDDQEVIMVRNQALPLYYLRRWLARSDAPKVNRETQHVVVVFVGNRRVGFVVDSLIGQEEVVIKPLGASLHGLPGFAGATITGDGGIALILDVPSLLKAYARRF; encoded by the coding sequence ATGAGTCTGGATAGCGATGACGAGATTCTGCAGGACTTTCTGGTGGAGGCCGGGGAACTGCTGGAAGGGCTCAGTGAGCAGCTGGTGGAACTGGAGCGCAACCCCACCGACCGTGACCTGCTCAATGCGGTGTTTCGCAGCTTCCACACCATCAAGGGCGGCGCGGGATTCCTCAATCTCACCCACCTGGTGGCGGTGTGCCACCGGGCCGAAGACGTGTTCAACGTGCTGCGCCAGGGCCAGCGCCAGGTGGATGGCGCGCTCATGGACGCCGTGCTGCAGGTGCTGGACGTGGTCAACCGCATGTTCGGCGAGATCCGCGGCGGCGTCGAGCCGGGGCCCGCGGATCCCGAGCTGCTGACGCGGCTGGAATCCATGACCGGGCCCGCGGACGCCGCGCCTGCGCCGTCTCCCGTCGCCGAGGCGCCTCCGCCCGCCCCCGAGCCTGCCCCGCCTGTGTCTGCCAGCCCTGCCGTGCCGGCCGGCGATGGCGACATCACCGACGAGGAATTCGAGGCCCTCCTGGATGCCATGCAGTCCGGTGGCAGCGCGCCCGCGCTGGCCGCAGCACCGGCCGCTTCGCACAAGAGCGACGAGATCACTGAGGACGAATTCGAGAGCCTGCTGGACGAACTGCACGGCAAGGGCAATGCGCCTGTCGAGAGCAAGGCCTCACCCCCGGCCGCAGGCAGCTCCGCGGACCCGGATCTGATCAGCGAGGATGAATTCGAGCACCTGCTGGACGAACTGCACGGCAAGGGCAAGGCACCGGTCGTGGCGTCTGCCAAGGCCGCGCCCGCCGCTGCTGCACCACCCGCCGCGAAGCCGGCTGCTGCGCCTGCCCCTGCCGCCGCCCCCGCCGCCGCCCCCGCCGCTGCGACCCCTGCGACCCAGGCACAGCCCGCCGCAGAGACCTCGGTGCGCGTGGACACCAAGCGCCTGGACGACATCATGAACCTGGTGGGCGAACTGGTGCTGGTGCGCAACCGTCTGGCCACCCTGCGTTCCAAGATGTCCGACGAGCAGGTGGCCAAGGCGGTCAGCAACCTGGACATCGTCACCGCCGACCTGCAGGCGGCGGTGATGAAGACGCGCATGCAGCCCATCAAGAAGGTGTTCGGGCGCTTCCCCCGGGTGGTGCGCGACCTGGCCCGCAGCCTCAACAAGGAGATCGATCTGGAGTTGCGCGGCGAGGAGACCGATCTGGACAAGAACCTGGTGGAGGCCCTGGCCGATCCGCTGGTGCACCTGGTGCGCAACGCCGTGGACCACGGCATCGAGTCCCCCGAGGAGCGGGTCGCCGCCGGCAAGTCCCGCACCGGACACGTGGTGCTGTCCGCCGAGCAGGAGGGCGACCACATCCTGCTGACCATCGCCGATGACGGCAAGGGCATGGATCCGGACGTGCTGCGCGCCAAGGCCGTGGAGAAGGGGCTCATGGACGAGGATGCGGCCCAGCGCATGACCGACCAGGATGCCTTCAACGTCATCTTCATGGCGGGCTTCTCCACCAAGGAGGCCATCTCCGACATCTCCGGTCGCGGCGTCGGCATGGATGTGGTGAAGACCCGTATCGCGCAATTGAACGGCACCATCGAGATCGATTCCAAAAAGGGTCAGGGCAGCACCCTGCGCATCAAGGTGCCGCTCACCCTGGCCATCCTGCCCACCCTCATGGTGGTGCTGGGCAACCAGCGTTTCGCCCTGCCGCTGGCCAATGTGAGCGAGATCTTCGACCTGGATCTGTCCCGCACCAACCACGTGGATGACCAGGAGGTGATCATGGTGCGCAACCAGGCCCTGCCGCTGTATTACCTGCGCCGCTGGCTGGCCCGCAGCGATGCGCCCAAGGTGAACCGCGAGACGCAGCACGTGGTGGTGGTGTTCGTGGGCAACCGGCGCGTGGGTTTCGTGGTGGACAGCCTGATCGGCCAGGAAGAGGTGGTGATCAAACCCCTCGGCGCCTCGCTGCACGGACTGCCGGGCTTCGCCGGTGCCACCATCACCGGCGATGGCGGCATCGCCCTGATCCTGGACGTGCCCAGCCTGCTCAAGGCCTACGCGCGGCGTTTCTGA
- the motD gene encoding flagellar motor protein MotD has protein sequence MSRRSRKHHEEHVNHEAWAIPYGDLITLLLAFFVVMYAISSVNEGKYRVLSDSLVAAFRAPPKSTEPIQIGEVGRPAPEMEQQQTRSLAPLDLGAAPAQPGVIDRGMDDLLRDAELDADELQAAAEGMSRLADEIERAMLPLMDADLIRMRRDRFWIEVEINTSLLFASGSAQLSSEAVPVLQRLATILRDFPARIQVEGFTDTVPINTPIFPSNWELSAARAASVVNLFSRNQLDPTRMAAIGYGEYRPIADNDTAEGRRQNRRVSIVVLAERRPRSERAVEADDLRDDLNEMVDPQDRNGGTR, from the coding sequence ATGTCGAGACGCAGCAGAAAGCATCACGAGGAGCACGTCAACCACGAGGCGTGGGCGATCCCCTATGGGGATCTGATCACCCTGTTGCTGGCCTTCTTCGTGGTGATGTACGCCATCTCCTCGGTGAACGAGGGCAAGTACCGGGTGCTGTCCGATTCCCTGGTCGCCGCATTCCGGGCGCCACCCAAGTCCACCGAGCCGATCCAGATCGGCGAGGTCGGCCGGCCCGCGCCAGAAATGGAGCAGCAGCAGACCCGCAGCCTCGCGCCACTTGATCTGGGTGCGGCACCCGCGCAGCCGGGCGTCATTGACCGGGGCATGGATGACCTGCTGCGCGATGCGGAACTGGACGCCGACGAACTGCAGGCCGCTGCCGAGGGCATGAGCCGGCTGGCGGACGAGATCGAGCGGGCGATGCTGCCGCTCATGGACGCGGACCTGATCCGCATGCGCCGGGACCGTTTCTGGATCGAGGTGGAGATCAACACCAGCCTGCTGTTTGCCAGCGGCAGTGCCCAGCTGTCCAGCGAGGCCGTGCCGGTGCTGCAGCGTCTGGCCACCATCCTGCGGGATTTCCCGGCGCGCATCCAGGTGGAGGGCTTCACGGACACGGTGCCCATCAACACCCCCATCTTCCCGTCCAACTGGGAACTCTCCGCCGCCCGGGCCGCCAGCGTGGTGAACCTGTTCAGCCGCAATCAGCTGGACCCGACGCGCATGGCCGCCATCGGTTACGGGGAGTATCGCCCCATCGCGGACAACGACACCGCCGAGGGACGTCGCCAGAACCGGCGCGTGAGTATCGTGGTGCTGGCCGAACGCCGGCCACGCTCGGAGCGGGCGGTCGAGGCCGACGACCTGCGCGATGATCTCAACGAGATGGTCGATCCCCAGGACCGCAACGGAGGCACACGCTGA
- a CDS encoding ParA family protein, with product MRVWAVANQKGGVGKTTTAVSLGGLLAARGENTLLVDLDPHGSLTAYFGMDPESGTAGVYDLFRQTTAGSVHPETLVHETRFPHLHVMPASTAMATLDRQLGGREGMGLVLHRALTAMSDRFDTVILDCPPMLGVLMVNALAACNRLLIPVQTETLALKGLERMLHTLDMIQRSRRMKMDYLVVPTMFDRRTRASVQSLRKLRAEHADTLWEGMVPVDTLFREASTAGIPLPLMQPDARGVEAYDWLLRRLERDEKQHRAAS from the coding sequence ATGCGTGTCTGGGCCGTGGCCAATCAGAAAGGCGGCGTGGGCAAGACCACCACCGCGGTGAGCCTGGGTGGGCTGCTGGCCGCCCGTGGCGAGAACACCCTGCTGGTGGACCTGGATCCCCACGGATCGCTGACCGCCTATTTCGGCATGGACCCGGAGAGCGGTACCGCTGGTGTCTATGACCTGTTCCGCCAGACCACGGCCGGCAGCGTGCATCCCGAGACCCTGGTGCATGAGACCCGTTTCCCCCATCTGCACGTGATGCCCGCATCCACCGCCATGGCCACCCTGGACCGGCAGCTGGGTGGTCGCGAAGGCATGGGCCTGGTGCTGCATCGCGCCCTGACCGCGATGTCGGACCGGTTTGACACCGTGATCCTGGATTGCCCGCCCATGTTGGGCGTGCTCATGGTCAATGCCCTGGCTGCCTGCAACCGCCTGCTGATCCCCGTGCAGACCGAGACCCTGGCACTCAAGGGCCTGGAACGCATGTTGCACACCCTGGACATGATCCAGCGTTCCCGGCGCATGAAGATGGATTACCTGGTGGTACCCACCATGTTCGATCGTCGTACCCGGGCCTCGGTGCAAAGCCTGCGTAAACTTCGCGCCGAACATGCCGATACCCTCTGGGAGGGCATGGTGCCCGTGGACACCCTGTTCCGCGAGGCCAGCACGGCGGGCATCCCTTTGCCGCTGATGCAGCCCGATGCGCGGGGCGTGGAGGCCTACGACTGGCTGCTGCGTCGCCTGGAACGAGATGAAAAACAGCACAGGGCGGCCTCATGA